The following proteins come from a genomic window of Kiloniellales bacterium:
- the moaB gene encoding molybdenum cofactor biosynthesis protein B, with amino-acid sequence MANIDDRRPFQAVNIAVLTVSDSRTLEDDKSGRTLQELIEADGHKVVRREILRDEQAALEAKLRALAADPEVDVVISTGGTGVTGRDVTPEAFAAVIEKEIQGFGELFRWISFQKVGTSTIQSRAIGGVADGTYLFALPGSPSACRDGWQEILRYQLDIRHRPCNLAELMPRLKEHLDAAE; translated from the coding sequence ATGGCAAACATCGATGACCGCAGGCCCTTCCAAGCGGTCAACATCGCGGTCCTGACGGTCTCCGACAGCAGGACCCTCGAGGACGACAAGTCCGGACGGACCCTGCAGGAGCTGATCGAGGCCGACGGCCACAAGGTGGTACGCCGCGAGATCCTGCGCGACGAGCAGGCCGCGCTCGAGGCCAAGCTGCGCGCCCTGGCGGCCGATCCCGAGGTCGACGTGGTGATCTCGACCGGCGGCACCGGGGTGACCGGACGCGACGTGACGCCGGAGGCCTTCGCCGCGGTGATCGAGAAGGAGATCCAGGGCTTCGGCGAGCTGTTCCGCTGGATCAGCTTCCAGAAGGTCGGCACCTCGACGATCCAGAGCCGGGCCATCGGCGGCGTCGCCGACGGCACCTACCTCTTCGCCCTGCCCGGCTCGCCCTCGGCCTGCCGGGACGGCTGGCAGGAGATCCTGCGCTACCAGCTCGACATCCGGCACCGGCCCTGCAACCTCGCGGAGCTCATGCCGCGGCTCAAGGAGCACCTCGACGCGGCGGAGTGA
- a CDS encoding lytic transglycosylase domain-containing protein, protein MRFRQVHRLLVAAAVAAPVFVALAPTAQAASPDPVPAAPRIETGQVENGQVENGQVENGKAEPGRVETAEAQVQTAEAPATLAAPGGFGENGLPLVLSAADAERYRKIFFLQRNGKWKAADKQIAALTDRRLMGHVLYQRFMHPRLYRAKYSELKLWMDRYADHPDAARVYRLALKRRPKNYRRPQRPVSPSRSLLSPIRKVGTSEYMSPRKRSAKTGRKVRRIQRQVRRNIYRTRLSATEKLLRQKSTQRLLDQVELDDAYAQVAAAWFYYGKPKKAFDLADPAARRSGGEIPIAHWTAGLAAWRLRDFAAAAHHFEALAESDRVSAWNKSSGAYWAARAHLRLRQPAEMSRWLALAADYPRTFYGLLARRALGIEASFDFTPPRFTPAMVESLMARPAGARALALVQVGRRDMAQRELLRMRDWNEPETVDALLAVADRAGLPALALKLARRLDQGAGQATWNGTSLDVALYPLPPWEPRKGFRVDRALVYAFMRQESAFKTRAKSPDGARGLMQLMPRTASFIGRDRSLQRRSGRDRLFDPELNIELGQKYLAHLLDNARVGGNLFRLTAAYNGGPGNLGRWQKRMSYDNDPLLFIESLPARETRLFIERVLTNLWIYRERLGQPAPSLDALAAGDWPSYKALDGSANGVAQNGKHR, encoded by the coding sequence GTGAGATTCAGGCAGGTCCACCGGCTTCTCGTCGCCGCCGCCGTCGCGGCACCCGTCTTCGTCGCCCTCGCCCCGACGGCCCAGGCCGCGTCGCCGGACCCGGTTCCGGCCGCCCCCCGGATCGAGACGGGCCAGGTCGAAAATGGCCAAGTCGAGAATGGCCAAGTCGAGAATGGCAAGGCCGAGCCCGGCCGGGTCGAGACCGCCGAGGCCCAGGTCCAGACGGCCGAGGCCCCGGCCACGCTCGCGGCGCCGGGCGGCTTCGGCGAGAACGGCCTGCCGCTGGTCCTCTCGGCCGCTGACGCCGAGCGCTACCGCAAGATCTTCTTCCTCCAGCGCAACGGCAAATGGAAGGCTGCGGACAAGCAGATCGCGGCCCTGACCGACCGCCGGCTGATGGGCCACGTGCTGTACCAGCGCTTCATGCACCCCCGCCTCTACCGCGCGAAGTACAGCGAGCTGAAGCTGTGGATGGACCGCTATGCCGACCATCCCGACGCCGCACGCGTCTATCGCCTGGCCCTGAAGCGCCGGCCCAAGAACTACCGCCGCCCGCAGCGCCCGGTGTCGCCGAGCCGCTCGCTGCTGAGCCCGATCCGCAAGGTCGGAACCAGCGAGTACATGTCGCCGCGCAAGCGCAGCGCCAAGACCGGCCGCAAGGTCCGGCGGATCCAGCGCCAGGTCCGCCGCAACATCTACCGGACCCGCCTGTCGGCGACCGAGAAGCTGCTGCGCCAGAAGAGCACGCAGCGCCTTCTCGACCAGGTCGAGCTGGACGACGCCTACGCCCAGGTGGCGGCCGCCTGGTTCTACTACGGCAAGCCCAAGAAGGCCTTCGACCTGGCCGATCCGGCGGCCCGCCGCTCCGGCGGCGAGATCCCGATCGCCCATTGGACCGCCGGGCTGGCGGCCTGGCGCCTGCGCGACTTCGCCGCCGCCGCGCACCATTTCGAGGCCCTTGCGGAGTCGGACAGGGTATCGGCCTGGAACAAGTCCTCGGGCGCCTATTGGGCGGCCCGGGCGCACCTGCGGCTGCGCCAGCCGGCCGAGATGAGCCGCTGGCTGGCCCTGGCCGCCGACTACCCACGCACCTTCTACGGCCTGCTGGCGCGCCGCGCCCTGGGCATCGAGGCCAGCTTCGACTTCACGCCGCCGCGCTTCACCCCGGCAATGGTCGAGAGCCTGATGGCGCGGCCGGCCGGCGCCCGCGCCCTGGCCCTGGTCCAGGTCGGCCGGCGCGACATGGCGCAGCGCGAGCTGCTGCGGATGCGGGACTGGAACGAGCCGGAGACCGTCGACGCCCTGCTGGCCGTGGCTGACAGGGCCGGCCTGCCGGCGCTCGCGCTGAAGCTGGCGCGCCGCCTGGACCAGGGGGCCGGCCAGGCGACCTGGAACGGCACCTCCCTGGATGTCGCCCTCTATCCCCTGCCGCCCTGGGAGCCGCGCAAGGGCTTCCGGGTCGACCGCGCCCTGGTCTACGCCTTCATGCGCCAGGAATCGGCCTTCAAAACCCGGGCCAAGAGCCCGGACGGGGCCCGCGGCCTGATGCAGCTGATGCCGCGCACCGCCAGCTTCATCGGCCGCGATCGCAGCCTGCAGCGCCGCTCCGGGCGCGACCGGCTGTTCGATCCCGAGCTGAACATCGAGCTGGGCCAGAAGTACCTCGCCCACCTGCTGGACAACGCCCGGGTCGGCGGCAACCTCTTCCGCCTGACCGCGGCCTACAACGGCGGCCCCGGCAACCTGGGCCGCTGGCAGAAGCGGATGAGCTACGACAACGATCCGCTGCTGTTCATCGAAAGCCTGCCCGCCCGCGAGACCCGCCTTTTCATCGAGCGGGTCCTGACCAATCTATGGATATACAGGGAGCGCCTCGGCCAGCCCGCACCGTCGCTGGACGCCCTGGCGGCCGGCGACTGGCCGAGCTATAAGGCGCTCGACGGGAGTGCGAACGGGGTGGCACAGAATGGCAAACATCGATGA
- a CDS encoding uracil-DNA glycosylase translates to MSQSSRHRDAALAALAWQVEAGADEAIGAAAIDRFARSAAAAEAMRRGKAQAEAETAPRREPARAPDGQQGFWEAAPAELRSGSDAVAAARRLAAAARNVEELRAALVDFDGCPLKQTATKLVFADGNPQARYMIVGEAPGPQEDRQGIPFVGPSGKLLDAMLAAIGLDRDSVYITNMLFWRPPGNRTPTAAEIATCLPFTERHIELVAPDYLMLVGGSSAKSLLGRSEGVLKLRGRWFHYQSPGMPRPIPALATLHQAYLLRQPAQKRLAWRDFLSFRAAFTSGSDPAARA, encoded by the coding sequence ATGTCGCAGTCATCCCGCCATAGGGACGCCGCCCTCGCCGCCCTCGCCTGGCAAGTCGAAGCCGGTGCGGACGAGGCGATCGGCGCGGCGGCGATCGACCGCTTCGCACGCTCGGCCGCGGCGGCAGAGGCGATGCGCCGGGGGAAGGCGCAGGCGGAAGCCGAGACCGCGCCGCGCCGCGAGCCGGCACGGGCACCCGACGGCCAGCAGGGCTTCTGGGAGGCAGCCCCGGCCGAGCTGCGCTCGGGCAGCGACGCCGTCGCGGCCGCCCGCCGGCTGGCCGCCGCCGCCCGCAACGTCGAGGAGTTGCGCGCCGCCCTTGTGGACTTCGACGGCTGTCCCCTGAAGCAGACCGCGACCAAGCTCGTCTTCGCCGACGGCAATCCGCAGGCCCGCTATATGATCGTCGGCGAGGCGCCGGGCCCGCAGGAGGATCGCCAGGGCATCCCCTTCGTCGGCCCGAGCGGCAAGCTTCTCGACGCCATGCTGGCCGCGATCGGCCTGGACCGGGATAGCGTCTACATCACCAACATGCTGTTCTGGCGGCCGCCGGGGAACCGCACCCCGACCGCCGCCGAGATCGCCACCTGCCTGCCCTTCACCGAGCGGCACATCGAGCTGGTGGCGCCTGACTACCTGATGCTGGTCGGCGGGTCCTCGGCCAAGTCCCTGCTGGGCCGTAGCGAGGGCGTCCTCAAGCTGCGCGGCCGCTGGTTCCACTACCAATCCCCGGGGATGCCGCGGCCGATCCCGGCCCTGGCGACGCTGCATCAGGCCTATCTTCTGCGCCAGCCGGCCCAGAAGCGCCTGGCTTGGCGCGATTTCCTCAGCTTCCGTGCGGCCTTTACCAGTGGCAGCGACCCGGCCGCCAGAGCGTGA
- a CDS encoding electron transfer flavoprotein-ubiquinone oxidoreductase — protein MEREAMEYDVVIVGAGPAGLAAAIRLRQLSAESGREISVCVLEKGSEVGAHILSGAVLDPRALNELIPDWKDKGAPLNSPVTAEKFLMLREKGAFSVPIWALPGQMHNKGNYIVSLGNVCRWLAEQAEALGAEIYPGFPAAEVLFHEDGRVKGVATGVLGVGRDGQPKDSFEPGMELHGKYTFFGEGCRGSLSKQLMAHFNLREGVDPQTYGLGIKELWQLDPAQHQQGLVIHSAGWPMDDKTWGGSFIYHLEDGQAYVGYVVGLDYENPHLSPFQEFQRFKTHPAIRPMLEGAKRLAYGARALNEGGLQAIPKLVFPGGALIGCSAGFLNVPRIKGSHNAMKTGMLAAEAAAEALQADEGAAAELSAYPRKFEASWVHEELHRARNFRPSFAKWGLIGGMLYGGFDLKVLRGKAPWTLRHTKPDHESLKPAKDMPKIDYPKPDGVITFDRLSSVYLSNTNHEEDQPVHLQLKDPAVAVDHNLALYDAPEQRYCPAGVYEILRDDDGGNPRLQINAQNCVHCKTCDIKDPTQNINWVTPEGTGGPNYPNM, from the coding sequence ATGGAACGAGAGGCGATGGAATACGACGTGGTGATCGTCGGCGCCGGACCGGCGGGTCTGGCCGCGGCGATCCGCCTGCGCCAGCTGAGCGCCGAAAGCGGGCGCGAGATCAGCGTCTGCGTTTTGGAGAAGGGCTCCGAGGTCGGCGCCCACATCCTCTCGGGCGCGGTGCTCGATCCCCGGGCGCTGAACGAGCTGATCCCGGACTGGAAGGACAAGGGCGCGCCGCTGAACAGCCCGGTGACGGCCGAGAAGTTCCTGATGCTGCGCGAGAAGGGCGCCTTCTCGGTGCCGATCTGGGCCCTGCCGGGGCAGATGCACAACAAAGGCAACTACATCGTCTCGCTGGGTAACGTCTGCCGTTGGCTCGCGGAGCAGGCCGAGGCCCTGGGCGCGGAGATCTATCCAGGCTTTCCCGCGGCCGAGGTGTTGTTCCACGAGGACGGTCGGGTCAAGGGCGTCGCCACCGGCGTCCTGGGCGTCGGCCGCGACGGCCAGCCAAAGGACAGCTTCGAGCCGGGCATGGAGCTGCACGGCAAGTACACCTTCTTCGGCGAGGGCTGCCGCGGCTCCCTTTCGAAGCAGCTGATGGCGCACTTCAATCTGCGCGAGGGCGTCGATCCCCAGACCTACGGCCTCGGCATCAAAGAGCTCTGGCAGCTCGATCCCGCCCAGCACCAGCAGGGCCTGGTGATCCACAGCGCCGGCTGGCCGATGGACGACAAGACCTGGGGCGGCTCCTTCATCTATCACCTGGAGGATGGCCAGGCCTACGTCGGCTACGTCGTCGGCCTCGACTACGAGAACCCGCACCTCTCGCCCTTCCAGGAGTTCCAGCGCTTCAAGACCCATCCGGCGATCCGGCCGATGCTGGAAGGCGCCAAGCGCCTGGCCTACGGCGCCCGGGCGCTGAACGAGGGCGGCCTGCAGGCCATTCCCAAGCTGGTCTTCCCGGGCGGCGCCCTGATCGGCTGCTCGGCCGGCTTCCTCAACGTCCCCAGGATCAAGGGCAGCCACAACGCCATGAAGACCGGCATGCTGGCCGCCGAAGCCGCTGCCGAAGCCCTGCAGGCCGATGAGGGCGCCGCGGCCGAGCTGTCGGCCTATCCGAGGAAGTTCGAGGCCTCCTGGGTCCACGAAGAGCTGCACCGGGCCCGGAATTTCCGCCCCTCCTTCGCCAAGTGGGGCCTGATCGGCGGGATGCTCTACGGCGGCTTCGACCTCAAGGTCCTGCGCGGCAAGGCGCCCTGGACCCTGCGCCATACAAAGCCGGATCACGAGAGCCTGAAACCGGCCAAGGACATGCCGAAAATCGACTATCCCAAGCCGGACGGCGTCATTACCTTCGATCGTTTATCATCTGTTTACCTTTCCAATACGAATCATGAGGAGGACCAGCCAGTCCACCTGCAGCTGAAGGACCCCGCCGTTGCCGTCGACCACAATCTCGCCCTTTACGACGCCCCGGAACAGCGCTACTGCCCGGCCGGGGTCTACGAGATCCTGCGCGACGACGATGGCGGCAACCCCCGGCTGCAGATCAACGCCCAGAACTGCGTGCACTGCAAAACCTGCGATATCAAGGACCCGACCCAGAACATCAACTGGGTCACGCCCGAAGGCACGGGCGGACCGAACTATCCGAACATGTGA
- a CDS encoding tetratricopeptide repeat protein, translated as MTDLRPGRRKWTPIVVPVFAAGLLASCGSQPETAEVGKPAGQPVLLAAAEGADTGGYRLARSPYGHYLAGRHADRQRDLSLAADFMLRALELDPENLQILARAFALAAGDGREVEAVDLAKRLIEIRPDHATARLVLAVDAMLRGDYPDAEAQVAAMPGDGLAQVVSSVVGAWIALGDGNKQKALERINALAQVNGFKAIYHLQMALLLDVAGDTGAAEADYDEARTESGRPWLRLAVLAGNAYERLGRPEKAEEAYREVLSRSPETTFFDPMLARLAEGDRPAAEVADPAAGLAESLFNLGSLLGQERSEDMALIYTHLALRLRPKFDAAQVLKGEILQQQERGDEVIAAYERVGEDSPYYWSVQLRIAEEFGRQERIDDAVARFDDLAARKPAHFEPLYYMGNLLRTQERFEEAVTAYDRALERIGEPKARHWSVLYFRGIALERTDKWERAEADFLKALEFEPEQPYVMNYLAYSWVEKEMNLDQAKGMLNRAVELRPDDGYIVDSLGWVYYRIGEYENAVKYLERAVELRPHDPVINDHLGDAYWKVGRRSEARFQWRRALSFEPEAELVPTIESKLDIGLHNADKQNI; from the coding sequence ATGACCGATCTGAGGCCGGGCCGCAGAAAGTGGACGCCGATCGTAGTGCCCGTCTTCGCGGCGGGCCTTCTTGCTTCCTGCGGATCCCAGCCCGAGACCGCCGAGGTCGGCAAGCCGGCCGGCCAGCCCGTTCTGCTGGCCGCCGCCGAGGGTGCGGACACCGGGGGATACAGGCTGGCACGTTCGCCCTACGGCCACTACCTGGCGGGGCGGCACGCGGACCGGCAGCGGGACCTGTCGCTGGCGGCCGACTTCATGCTGCGCGCGCTGGAGCTCGATCCGGAGAACTTGCAGATCCTGGCCCGGGCCTTTGCGCTCGCGGCCGGCGACGGTCGGGAGGTGGAGGCCGTCGATCTGGCCAAGCGCCTGATCGAGATCCGGCCGGACCACGCGACCGCCCGCCTGGTGCTCGCCGTCGATGCCATGCTGCGCGGCGACTATCCGGACGCCGAGGCACAGGTCGCGGCGATGCCCGGCGACGGCCTGGCGCAGGTGGTCTCCAGCGTCGTGGGCGCCTGGATCGCCCTGGGCGACGGAAACAAGCAGAAGGCCCTCGAACGGATCAACGCGCTGGCCCAGGTCAACGGCTTCAAGGCCATCTATCATCTGCAGATGGCGCTGCTGCTGGACGTCGCCGGCGACACCGGGGCGGCCGAGGCGGACTACGACGAGGCGCGGACGGAGTCCGGACGCCCCTGGCTCCGGCTCGCGGTCCTGGCCGGCAACGCCTACGAGCGGCTGGGCCGACCGGAGAAGGCCGAGGAAGCCTACCGCGAGGTGCTGTCGCGAAGCCCCGAGACGACCTTCTTCGATCCCATGCTGGCCCGTTTGGCCGAAGGCGACCGCCCCGCGGCCGAGGTTGCCGATCCCGCCGCCGGCTTGGCGGAGTCCCTCTTCAACCTCGGAAGCCTGCTGGGGCAGGAGCGTTCCGAGGACATGGCGCTGATCTACACCCATCTGGCGCTGCGGCTGCGGCCCAAGTTCGACGCCGCCCAGGTCCTGAAGGGCGAGATCCTTCAGCAGCAGGAGCGCGGCGACGAGGTGATCGCCGCCTACGAGAGGGTCGGCGAGGACTCGCCCTACTACTGGTCCGTGCAGCTGCGGATCGCGGAGGAGTTCGGGCGGCAGGAGCGGATCGACGACGCGGTGGCGCGCTTCGACGACCTGGCGGCCCGCAAGCCCGCGCATTTCGAGCCGCTTTACTACATGGGCAACCTCCTGCGCACCCAGGAGCGCTTCGAGGAGGCGGTCACGGCCTACGACCGGGCGCTGGAGCGGATCGGCGAACCCAAGGCCCGGCACTGGTCCGTGCTTTACTTTCGCGGCATCGCGCTGGAGCGGACCGACAAATGGGAGCGCGCCGAGGCCGACTTCCTCAAGGCCCTGGAGTTCGAGCCCGAGCAGCCCTACGTGATGAATTATCTGGCCTATTCCTGGGTCGAGAAGGAGATGAACCTCGATCAGGCCAAGGGCATGCTCAACCGTGCGGTCGAGCTTCGGCCCGACGACGGCTACATCGTCGACAGCCTGGGCTGGGTCTACTACCGAATCGGCGAGTACGAGAACGCGGTCAAGTACCTCGAGCGCGCCGTGGAGCTGCGGCCGCACGACCCGGTGATCAACGATCACCTGGGCGACGCCTACTGGAAGGTGGGCCGCAGGTCCGAGGCACGCTTCCAGTGGCGCCGGGCGCTGAGCTTCGAGCCCGAGGCCGAGCTGGTGCCGACGATCGAGAGCAAGCTCGACATCGGCCTGCACAACGCCGACAAGCAGAACATCTGA
- a CDS encoding 4-(cytidine 5'-diphospho)-2-C-methyl-D-erythritol kinase — translation MAGGTLGARAPELRLRARAKVNLYLHVTGKRLDGYHELDSLMVFPDLGDELSLGRAAELSLEVEGPFAAALGAEGPDNLVLRAARALGTLVGGGRGARLRLTKNLPVAAGIGGGSADAAATLRGLIRLWNQEVSEAKLRALALELGADVPPCLESRPVFARGIGEDLTPAPPLPPFWVVLVNPGVPLSTAKVFNTRRGAFSEAAAVWGDPPRDLDDVLDVLYWSCNDLERPAIALAPKVGDVLAALQSLETCRLARLSGSGATCFGIFAEADQAAEAAAALSSAHADWWVAAAPVAD, via the coding sequence ATGGCGGGCGGGACGCTGGGCGCGCGCGCCCCGGAACTGCGCCTGCGCGCCCGGGCCAAGGTCAACCTCTATCTTCACGTCACCGGCAAGCGCCTGGACGGCTATCACGAGCTCGACAGCCTGATGGTCTTTCCCGATCTCGGGGACGAGCTCTCCCTTGGGCGCGCGGCCGAGCTGTCGCTCGAGGTCGAGGGGCCCTTCGCCGCCGCTCTCGGCGCGGAAGGTCCGGACAATCTGGTGCTGCGTGCCGCCCGAGCCTTGGGCACGCTGGTCGGCGGCGGCCGGGGCGCGCGCCTGCGTCTGACGAAAAATCTGCCGGTTGCGGCCGGGATCGGCGGCGGCTCGGCCGACGCCGCGGCGACCTTGAGGGGCCTGATCCGGCTCTGGAACCAGGAGGTTTCAGAAGCGAAGCTGCGGGCGCTGGCCCTGGAACTCGGCGCCGACGTGCCGCCCTGCCTGGAAAGCCGCCCGGTCTTCGCCCGCGGCATCGGCGAGGACCTGACCCCGGCGCCGCCGCTGCCGCCCTTCTGGGTGGTGCTAGTCAACCCCGGCGTACCGTTGTCAACCGCGAAGGTCTTCAACACGCGCCGTGGGGCCTTTTCCGAAGCGGCTGCCGTCTGGGGTGATCCGCCGCGCGATCTCGACGACGTTCTGGACGTGCTGTATTGGAGCTGCAACGACCTGGAGCGTCCGGCGATCGCCTTGGCGCCAAAGGTCGGTGACGTGCTCGCTGCCCTGCAGTCCCTGGAGACCTGTCGCCTGGCCCGCCTCTCAGGTAGCGGCGCGACCTGCTTCGGGATCTTCGCGGAGGCGGATCAGGCGGCAGAGGCCGCCGCGGCGCTGTCCTCGGCTCATGCGGACTGGTGGGTCGCCGCGGCGCCGGTCGCGGACTGA
- a CDS encoding sterol desaturase family protein: MEEALGAIETAIFGVGDLLAVFALVLLLVELLWLWRRRRLGKERWLEMLASYSTLVPSIAAELLLAASWLAVYLGVQALVPWQIPTTLWSAVLAVILVDLAYYWEHRLSHEIRLLWALAHSVHHSSPHFNQATAYRISFVDQFISPVFYLPIVTLGFNPLLVLAAFVLILSYQTWLHTEMIGRLGWLDRVFNTPSNHRVHHGADAGCLDRNYGAVLMIWDRIFGTYRAEAETPVYGLTRPLNSKNPFKVHFYEAGILFRDLRAAESLVEALGLLFRRPGWRPPQRRAESRATTR; encoded by the coding sequence CTTCTGGTCGAGCTGCTCTGGCTCTGGCGGCGGCGTCGGCTCGGCAAGGAGCGCTGGCTCGAGATGCTGGCCAGCTACAGTACGCTGGTGCCGTCGATCGCCGCAGAGCTCCTGCTGGCGGCGTCCTGGCTCGCGGTCTATCTCGGTGTCCAGGCCCTGGTGCCCTGGCAGATCCCAACCACCTTGTGGAGCGCGGTCCTGGCGGTGATCCTGGTCGACCTCGCCTACTACTGGGAGCACCGGCTGTCGCACGAGATCCGCCTGCTCTGGGCCCTGGCCCACTCGGTGCACCATTCCTCGCCGCACTTCAACCAGGCCACCGCCTACCGGATCTCCTTTGTGGACCAGTTCATCTCGCCGGTTTTCTACCTGCCGATCGTGACCCTGGGCTTCAATCCCCTGCTGGTCCTGGCGGCCTTCGTTCTCATCCTCAGCTACCAGACCTGGCTGCACACCGAGATGATCGGGCGCCTGGGCTGGCTGGACCGCGTCTTCAACACGCCCTCGAACCACCGGGTCCACCACGGCGCCGACGCCGGCTGCCTGGACCGCAACTACGGCGCCGTGCTGATGATCTGGGACCGGATCTTCGGCACCTACCGGGCGGAGGCGGAGACCCCGGTCTACGGCCTGACCAGGCCGCTGAACTCCAAGAACCCGTTCAAGGTCCATTTCTACGAGGCTGGGATCCTGTTTCGCGACCTGCGCGCGGCGGAATCCCTGGTCGAGGCTCTGGGCCTGCTGTTCCGCCGCCCGGGCTGGCGGCCGCCACAGCGGCGCGCGGAGAGCCGGGCAACCACCCGGTGA